The proteins below come from a single Portunus trituberculatus isolate SZX2019 chromosome 2, ASM1759143v1, whole genome shotgun sequence genomic window:
- the LOC123506237 gene encoding SUMO-interacting motif-containing protein 1-like isoform X5, translating to MMIVYQQIIMEDPVQDPPSLSANQDLRSLLSRKPTNHKPPRQLQPANQNSTFILEHNINTKMPLNASKNGKMGVFNKEMPVNASKNDKMGVFNQEMPEENAQVPVFKAEMLKNTQNLPRKRQHSPSIDEVALKRLRVHDGLGQSFIAGRALMEVTRGGGGGGGGGGGRLAVLGRLGRYVSPPSSSSSSSVKARLGLSSAASSSSSSSSSSSSSLKNRLSNPSSSSSSSSSSSSSSSSSLNFEVKSLSEIKALQKMPRIKRKLPATAEKLPATGGRLPATGGKLPATAEKLPATGGKLPATGGKLPATGGKLPATGKKLPATAEKLPATGGRLPATSEKLPATRGRLPATGEKLPATGGKLPATGGRLPATSEKLPATGGKLPATSEKLTAPAKKLPATAKKLPATAKKLPATAKKLPATGEKLPATAEKLPAMELNLEEEILLEGETLDIDDIDEDALLY from the exons ATGATG ATTGTGTATCAGCAAATTATTATGGAGGACCCAGTACAAGACCCACCCAGCCTGTCAGCCAATCAGGATCTTCGCTCACTGCTCTCCAGGAAGCCAACCAATCACAAACCTCCCAGGCAactccagccagccaatcagaacTCAACATTTATCCTGGAGCACAATATTAATACTAAAATGCCCCTAAATGCCTCAAAAAATGGTAAAATGGGTGTTTTTAACAAAGAAATGCCCGTAAATGCctcaaaaaatgataaaatgggTGTTTTTAACCAAGAAATGCCCGAAGAAAATGCTCAAGTTCCAGTTTTCAAGGCAGAAATGCTGAAAAATACCCAGAATTTGCCTAGGAAACGCCAGCATTCCCCAAGTATTGATGAGGTGGCATTGAAACGGTTAAGAGTGCATGACGGACTAGGTCAGAGCTTTATTGCTGGAAGGGCATTGATGGAggtcacaagaggaggaggaggaggaggaggaggaggaggaggaaggcttgcAGTGTTAGGAAGACTTGGTAGAtatgtctctcctccttcctcctcctcctcttcttctgtcaaagctaggttaggtttatcTTCTGctgcctcgtcctcctcctcctcctcctcctcctcctcttcctctcttaaaaATAGATTAtccaacccctcctcctcctcctcctcctcctcctcctcctcctcctcctcctcctcctccttgaatttTGAGGTGAAGAGTTTGTCTGAAATCAAGGCTCTTCAAAAAATGCcaagaattaagagaaaattgCCGGCAACTGCTGAAAAATTGCCGGCAACTGGTGGAAGATTGCCGGCAACTGGTGGAAAATTGCCGGCAACTGCTGAAAAATTGCCGGCAACTGGTGGAAAATTGCCGGCAACTGGTGGAAAATTGCCGGCAACTGGTGGAAAATTGCCGGCAACTGGTAAAAAATTGCCGGCAACTGCTGAAAAATTGCCGGCAACTGGTGGAAGATTGCCGGCAACTAGTGAAAAATTGCCGGCAACTCGTGGAAGATTGCCGGCAACTGGTGAAAAATTGCCGGCAACTGGTGGAAAATTGCCGGCAACTGGTGGAAGATTGCCGGCAACTAGTGAAAAATTGCCGGCAACTGGTGGAAAATTGCCGGCAACTAGTGAAAAATTGACGGCACCTGCTAAAAAATTGCCGGCAACTGCTAAAAAATTGCCGGCAACTGCTAAAAAATTGCCGGCAACTGCTAAAAAATTGCCGGCAACTGGTGAAAAATTGCCGGCAACTGCTGAAAAATTGCCAGCTATGGAATTGAATTtggaggaagaaattttattgGAAGGAGAAACATTGGACATTGATGACATTGATGAAGATGCCTTgctctattag
- the LOC123506237 gene encoding uncharacterized protein DDB_G0284459-like isoform X3: protein MMKQRDRIACYFETQPGGCRKPHCPFQHSSVKTADDLPTDGAILPVKAPSTPPPASAKGAVAPQKTPVIVALHDGESDVEGTTSSPLKTTTTTTTTTTTTTTATTSVSKDEIKRLKEIQEEEANLLGYTLKEEEEEEEEEEEEIVYQQIIMEDPVQDPPSLSANQDLRSLLSRKPTNHKPPRQLQPANQNSTFILEHNINTKMPLNASKNGKMGVFNKEMPVNASKNDKMGVFNQEMPEENAQVPVFKAEMLKNTQNLPRKRQHSPSIDEVALKRLRVHDGLGQSFIAGRALMEVTRGGGGGGGGGGGRLAVLGRLGRYVSPPSSSSSSSVKARLGLSSAASSSSSSSSSSSSSLKNRLSNPSSSSSSSSSSSSSSSSSLNFEVKSLSEIKALQKMPRIKRKLPATAEKLPATGGRLPATGGKLPATAEKLPATGGKLPATGGKLPATGGKLPATGKKLPATAEKLPATGGRLPATSEKLPATRGRLPATGEKLPATGGKLPATGGRLPATSEKLPATGGKLPATSEKLTAPAKKLPATAKKLPATAKKLPATAKKLPATGEKLPATAEKLPAMELNLEEEILLEGETLDIDDIDEDALLY, encoded by the exons aaacagagagaccGGATAGCCTGTTACTTTGAGACACAGCCGGGCGGATGTCGGAAGCCACACTGTCCCTTCCAGCACTCCTCCGTCAAGACAGCGGATGACCTACCCACTgatggag cAATCCTGCCAGTGAAGGCCCCCTCAACCCCCCCTCCTGCCAGTGCCAAGGGGGCCGTGGCACCACAGAAGACCCCCGTAATTGTGGCACTTCATGATG gGGAAAGTGACGTAGAAGGGACTACCAGTTCACCACTgaaaaccaccactactactactactaccactactactactactactgccactacttctGTGTCTAAGGATGAGATTAAGAGATTAAAAGagatacaggaagaggaggctaACTTACTGGGCTACactttgaaggaggaggaggaggaggaggaggaggaagaggaagag ATTGTGTATCAGCAAATTATTATGGAGGACCCAGTACAAGACCCACCCAGCCTGTCAGCCAATCAGGATCTTCGCTCACTGCTCTCCAGGAAGCCAACCAATCACAAACCTCCCAGGCAactccagccagccaatcagaacTCAACATTTATCCTGGAGCACAATATTAATACTAAAATGCCCCTAAATGCCTCAAAAAATGGTAAAATGGGTGTTTTTAACAAAGAAATGCCCGTAAATGCctcaaaaaatgataaaatgggTGTTTTTAACCAAGAAATGCCCGAAGAAAATGCTCAAGTTCCAGTTTTCAAGGCAGAAATGCTGAAAAATACCCAGAATTTGCCTAGGAAACGCCAGCATTCCCCAAGTATTGATGAGGTGGCATTGAAACGGTTAAGAGTGCATGACGGACTAGGTCAGAGCTTTATTGCTGGAAGGGCATTGATGGAggtcacaagaggaggaggaggaggaggaggaggaggaggaggaaggcttgcAGTGTTAGGAAGACTTGGTAGAtatgtctctcctccttcctcctcctcctcttcttctgtcaaagctaggttaggtttatcTTCTGctgcctcgtcctcctcctcctcctcctcctcctcctcttcctctcttaaaaATAGATTAtccaacccctcctcctcctcctcctcctcctcctcctcctcctcctcctcctcctcctccttgaatttTGAGGTGAAGAGTTTGTCTGAAATCAAGGCTCTTCAAAAAATGCcaagaattaagagaaaattgCCGGCAACTGCTGAAAAATTGCCGGCAACTGGTGGAAGATTGCCGGCAACTGGTGGAAAATTGCCGGCAACTGCTGAAAAATTGCCGGCAACTGGTGGAAAATTGCCGGCAACTGGTGGAAAATTGCCGGCAACTGGTGGAAAATTGCCGGCAACTGGTAAAAAATTGCCGGCAACTGCTGAAAAATTGCCGGCAACTGGTGGAAGATTGCCGGCAACTAGTGAAAAATTGCCGGCAACTCGTGGAAGATTGCCGGCAACTGGTGAAAAATTGCCGGCAACTGGTGGAAAATTGCCGGCAACTGGTGGAAGATTGCCGGCAACTAGTGAAAAATTGCCGGCAACTGGTGGAAAATTGCCGGCAACTAGTGAAAAATTGACGGCACCTGCTAAAAAATTGCCGGCAACTGCTAAAAAATTGCCGGCAACTGCTAAAAAATTGCCGGCAACTGCTAAAAAATTGCCGGCAACTGGTGAAAAATTGCCGGCAACTGCTGAAAAATTGCCAGCTATGGAATTGAATTtggaggaagaaattttattgGAAGGAGAAACATTGGACATTGATGACATTGATGAAGATGCCTTgctctattag
- the LOC123506237 gene encoding zinc finger CCCH domain-containing protein 11A-like isoform X4, translated as MNLQPFVKRDSLCVLEEWKCTRDKCIFRHMDITKQRDRIACYFETQPGGCRKPHCPFQHSSVKTADDLPTDGAILPVKAPSTPPPASAKGAVAPQKTPVIVALHDGESDVEGTTSSPLKTTTTTTTTTTTTTTATTSVSKDEIKRLKEIQEEEANLLGYTLKEEEEEEEEEEEEIVYQQIIMEDPVQDPPSLSANQDLRSLLSRKPTNHKPPRQLQPANQNSTFILEHNINTKMPLNASKNGKMGVFNKEMPVNASKNDKMGVFNQEMPEENAQVPVFKAEMLKNTQNLPRKRQHSPSIDEVALKRLRVHDGLGQSFIAGRALMEVTRGGGGGGGGGGGRLAVLGRLGRYVSPPSSSSSSSVKARLGLSSAASSSSSSSSSSSSSLKNRLSNPSSSSSSSSSSSSSSSSSLNFEVKSLSEIKALQKMPRIKRKLPATAEKLPATGGRLPATSEKLPATRGRLPATGEKLPATGGKLPATGGRLPATSEKLPATGGKLPATSEKLTAPAKKLPATAKKLPATAKKLPATAKKLPATGEKLPATAEKLPAMELNLEEEILLEGETLDIDDIDEDALLY; from the exons ATGAACCTTCAGCCCTTCGTAAAACGAGACAGTCTGTGTGTACTGGAAGAGTGGAAATGTACTCGAGACAAATGCATTTTTCGACACATGGATATCACC aaacagagagaccGGATAGCCTGTTACTTTGAGACACAGCCGGGCGGATGTCGGAAGCCACACTGTCCCTTCCAGCACTCCTCCGTCAAGACAGCGGATGACCTACCCACTgatggag cAATCCTGCCAGTGAAGGCCCCCTCAACCCCCCCTCCTGCCAGTGCCAAGGGGGCCGTGGCACCACAGAAGACCCCCGTAATTGTGGCACTTCATGATG gGGAAAGTGACGTAGAAGGGACTACCAGTTCACCACTgaaaaccaccactactactactactaccactactactactactactgccactacttctGTGTCTAAGGATGAGATTAAGAGATTAAAAGagatacaggaagaggaggctaACTTACTGGGCTACactttgaaggaggaggaggaggaggaggaggaggaagaggaagag ATTGTGTATCAGCAAATTATTATGGAGGACCCAGTACAAGACCCACCCAGCCTGTCAGCCAATCAGGATCTTCGCTCACTGCTCTCCAGGAAGCCAACCAATCACAAACCTCCCAGGCAactccagccagccaatcagaacTCAACATTTATCCTGGAGCACAATATTAATACTAAAATGCCCCTAAATGCCTCAAAAAATGGTAAAATGGGTGTTTTTAACAAAGAAATGCCCGTAAATGCctcaaaaaatgataaaatgggTGTTTTTAACCAAGAAATGCCCGAAGAAAATGCTCAAGTTCCAGTTTTCAAGGCAGAAATGCTGAAAAATACCCAGAATTTGCCTAGGAAACGCCAGCATTCCCCAAGTATTGATGAGGTGGCATTGAAACGGTTAAGAGTGCATGACGGACTAGGTCAGAGCTTTATTGCTGGAAGGGCATTGATGGAggtcacaagaggaggaggaggaggaggaggaggaggaggaggaaggcttgcAGTGTTAGGAAGACTTGGTAGAtatgtctctcctccttcctcctcctcctcttcttctgtcaaagctaggttaggtttatcTTCTGctgcctcgtcctcctcctcctcctcctcctcctcctcttcctctcttaaaaATAGATTAtccaacccctcctcctcctcctcctcctcctcctcctcctcctcctcctcctcctcctccttgaatttTGAGGTGAAGAGTTTGTCTGAAATCAAGGCTCTTCAAAAAATGCcaagaattaagagaaaattgCCGGCAACTGCTGAAAAATTGCCGGCAACTG GTGGAAGATTGCCGGCAACTAGTGAAAAATTGCCGGCAACTCGTGGAAGATTGCCGGCAACTGGTGAAAAATTGCCGGCAACTGGTGGAAAATTGCCGGCAACTGGTGGAAGATTGCCGGCAACTAGTGAAAAATTGCCGGCAACTGGTGGAAAATTGCCGGCAACTAGTGAAAAATTGACGGCACCTGCTAAAAAATTGCCGGCAACTGCTAAAAAATTGCCGGCAACTGCTAAAAAATTGCCGGCAACTGCTAAAAAATTGCCGGCAACTGGTGAAAAATTGCCGGCAACTGCTGAAAAATTGCCAGCTATGGAATTGAATTtggaggaagaaattttattgGAAGGAGAAACATTGGACATTGATGACATTGATGAAGATGCCTTgctctattag
- the LOC123506383 gene encoding WD repeat and SOCS box-containing protein 1-like — translation MEGGSVNERNNFGVAAVVGGLLTGRGGGGGGDGGGEAPTPPPGGECWRVVFAPDGSRLAWSCGYRKVVLLPWDKYNSCLHTQDRPDPRDIQRGLQEIQKIDIDAGFPVTSLAFGTGVPESELHCKRKYWLRFDFTQDLIFATGHRNGRIRVWDPYTG, via the exons ATGGAAGGGGGATCAGTTAATGAAAGGAACAATTTTg gcgtggcggcggtggtgggcgGATTGTTAacgggtcgtggtggtggtggaggtggtgatggtggtggagaggcgCCCACACCCCCCCCAGGTGGTGAGTGCTGGAGAGTGGTATTTGCCCCAGATGGTTCACGGCTAGCTTGGTCCTGTGGATACAGAAAAGTGGTTCTCCTTCCTTGGGATAAGTACAATAGCTGTTT acacacacaggaCCGACCTGATCCAAGAGATATACAGAGAGGCCtacaagaaatacagaaaattgATATTGACGCTGGCTTTCCTGTAACCAGCCTGGCCTTTGGTACCGGCGTTCCTGAATCTGAACTTCACTGTAAGAGGAAGTACTGGTTACGATTTGATTTCACCCAAGACCTGATATTTGCAACTGGACATCGAAATGGCAGAATTAGAGTTTGGGACCCATATACGGGttag
- the LOC123506237 gene encoding zinc finger CCCH domain-containing protein 11A-like isoform X1 produces the protein MNLQPFVKRDSLCVLEEWKCTRDKCIFRHMDITKQRDRIACYFETQPGGCRKPHCPFQHSSVKTADDLPTDGAILPVKAPSTPPPASAKGAVAPQKTPVIVALHDGESDVEGTTSSPLKTTTTTTTTTTTTTTATTSVSKDEIKRLKEIQEEEANLLGYTLKEEEEEEEEEEEEIVYQQIIMEDPVQDPPSLSANQDLRSLLSRKPTNHKPPRQLQPANQNSTFILEHNINTKMPLNASKNGKMGVFNKEMPVNASKNDKMGVFNQEMPEENAQVPVFKAEMLKNTQNLPRKRQHSPSIDEVALKRLRVHDGLGQSFIAGRALMEVTRGGGGGGGGGGGRLAVLGRLGRYVSPPSSSSSSSVKARLGLSSAASSSSSSSSSSSSSLKNRLSNPSSSSSSSSSSSSSSSSSLNFEVKSLSEIKALQKMPRIKRKLPATAEKLPATGGRLPATGGKLPATAEKLPATGGKLPATGGKLPATGGKLPATGKKLPATAEKLPATGGRLPATSEKLPATRGRLPATGEKLPATGGKLPATGGRLPATSEKLPATGGKLPATSEKLTAPAKKLPATAKKLPATAKKLPATAKKLPATGEKLPATAEKLPAMELNLEEEILLEGETLDIDDIDEDALLY, from the exons ATGAACCTTCAGCCCTTCGTAAAACGAGACAGTCTGTGTGTACTGGAAGAGTGGAAATGTACTCGAGACAAATGCATTTTTCGACACATGGATATCACC aaacagagagaccGGATAGCCTGTTACTTTGAGACACAGCCGGGCGGATGTCGGAAGCCACACTGTCCCTTCCAGCACTCCTCCGTCAAGACAGCGGATGACCTACCCACTgatggag cAATCCTGCCAGTGAAGGCCCCCTCAACCCCCCCTCCTGCCAGTGCCAAGGGGGCCGTGGCACCACAGAAGACCCCCGTAATTGTGGCACTTCATGATG gGGAAAGTGACGTAGAAGGGACTACCAGTTCACCACTgaaaaccaccactactactactactaccactactactactactactgccactacttctGTGTCTAAGGATGAGATTAAGAGATTAAAAGagatacaggaagaggaggctaACTTACTGGGCTACactttgaaggaggaggaggaggaggaggaggaggaagaggaagag ATTGTGTATCAGCAAATTATTATGGAGGACCCAGTACAAGACCCACCCAGCCTGTCAGCCAATCAGGATCTTCGCTCACTGCTCTCCAGGAAGCCAACCAATCACAAACCTCCCAGGCAactccagccagccaatcagaacTCAACATTTATCCTGGAGCACAATATTAATACTAAAATGCCCCTAAATGCCTCAAAAAATGGTAAAATGGGTGTTTTTAACAAAGAAATGCCCGTAAATGCctcaaaaaatgataaaatgggTGTTTTTAACCAAGAAATGCCCGAAGAAAATGCTCAAGTTCCAGTTTTCAAGGCAGAAATGCTGAAAAATACCCAGAATTTGCCTAGGAAACGCCAGCATTCCCCAAGTATTGATGAGGTGGCATTGAAACGGTTAAGAGTGCATGACGGACTAGGTCAGAGCTTTATTGCTGGAAGGGCATTGATGGAggtcacaagaggaggaggaggaggaggaggaggaggaggaggaaggcttgcAGTGTTAGGAAGACTTGGTAGAtatgtctctcctccttcctcctcctcctcttcttctgtcaaagctaggttaggtttatcTTCTGctgcctcgtcctcctcctcctcctcctcctcctcctcttcctctcttaaaaATAGATTAtccaacccctcctcctcctcctcctcctcctcctcctcctcctcctcctcctcctcctccttgaatttTGAGGTGAAGAGTTTGTCTGAAATCAAGGCTCTTCAAAAAATGCcaagaattaagagaaaattgCCGGCAACTGCTGAAAAATTGCCGGCAACTGGTGGAAGATTGCCGGCAACTGGTGGAAAATTGCCGGCAACTGCTGAAAAATTGCCGGCAACTGGTGGAAAATTGCCGGCAACTGGTGGAAAATTGCCGGCAACTGGTGGAAAATTGCCGGCAACTGGTAAAAAATTGCCGGCAACTGCTGAAAAATTGCCGGCAACTGGTGGAAGATTGCCGGCAACTAGTGAAAAATTGCCGGCAACTCGTGGAAGATTGCCGGCAACTGGTGAAAAATTGCCGGCAACTGGTGGAAAATTGCCGGCAACTGGTGGAAGATTGCCGGCAACTAGTGAAAAATTGCCGGCAACTGGTGGAAAATTGCCGGCAACTAGTGAAAAATTGACGGCACCTGCTAAAAAATTGCCGGCAACTGCTAAAAAATTGCCGGCAACTGCTAAAAAATTGCCGGCAACTGCTAAAAAATTGCCGGCAACTGGTGAAAAATTGCCGGCAACTGCTGAAAAATTGCCAGCTATGGAATTGAATTtggaggaagaaattttattgGAAGGAGAAACATTGGACATTGATGACATTGATGAAGATGCCTTgctctattag
- the LOC123506237 gene encoding zinc finger CCCH domain-containing protein 11A-like isoform X2: MNLQPFVKRDSLCVLEEWKCTRDKCIFRHMDITKQRDRIACYFETQPGGCRKPHCPFQHSSVKTADDLPTDGAILPVKAPSTPPPASAKGAVAPQKTPVIVALHDGESDVEGTTSSPLKTTTTTTTTTTTTTTATTSVSKDEIKRLKEIQEEEANLLGYTLKEEEEEEEEEEEEIVYQQIIMEDPVQDPPSLSANQDLRSLLSRKPTNHKPPRQLQPANQNSTFILEHNINTKMPLNASKNGKMGVFNKEMPVNASKNDKMGVFNQEMPEENAQVPVFKAEMLKNTQNLPRKRQHSPSIDEVALKRLRVHDGLGQSFIAGRALMEVTRGGGGGGGGGGGRLAVLGRLGRYVSPPSSSSSSSVKARLGLSSAASSSSSSSSSSSSSLKNRLSNPSSSSSSSSSSSSSSSSSLNFEVKSLSEIKALQKMPRIKRKLPATAEKLPATGGKLPATGGKLPATGGKLPATGKKLPATAEKLPATGGRLPATSEKLPATRGRLPATGEKLPATGGKLPATGGRLPATSEKLPATGGKLPATSEKLTAPAKKLPATAKKLPATAKKLPATAKKLPATGEKLPATAEKLPAMELNLEEEILLEGETLDIDDIDEDALLY, translated from the exons ATGAACCTTCAGCCCTTCGTAAAACGAGACAGTCTGTGTGTACTGGAAGAGTGGAAATGTACTCGAGACAAATGCATTTTTCGACACATGGATATCACC aaacagagagaccGGATAGCCTGTTACTTTGAGACACAGCCGGGCGGATGTCGGAAGCCACACTGTCCCTTCCAGCACTCCTCCGTCAAGACAGCGGATGACCTACCCACTgatggag cAATCCTGCCAGTGAAGGCCCCCTCAACCCCCCCTCCTGCCAGTGCCAAGGGGGCCGTGGCACCACAGAAGACCCCCGTAATTGTGGCACTTCATGATG gGGAAAGTGACGTAGAAGGGACTACCAGTTCACCACTgaaaaccaccactactactactactaccactactactactactactgccactacttctGTGTCTAAGGATGAGATTAAGAGATTAAAAGagatacaggaagaggaggctaACTTACTGGGCTACactttgaaggaggaggaggaggaggaggaggaggaagaggaagag ATTGTGTATCAGCAAATTATTATGGAGGACCCAGTACAAGACCCACCCAGCCTGTCAGCCAATCAGGATCTTCGCTCACTGCTCTCCAGGAAGCCAACCAATCACAAACCTCCCAGGCAactccagccagccaatcagaacTCAACATTTATCCTGGAGCACAATATTAATACTAAAATGCCCCTAAATGCCTCAAAAAATGGTAAAATGGGTGTTTTTAACAAAGAAATGCCCGTAAATGCctcaaaaaatgataaaatgggTGTTTTTAACCAAGAAATGCCCGAAGAAAATGCTCAAGTTCCAGTTTTCAAGGCAGAAATGCTGAAAAATACCCAGAATTTGCCTAGGAAACGCCAGCATTCCCCAAGTATTGATGAGGTGGCATTGAAACGGTTAAGAGTGCATGACGGACTAGGTCAGAGCTTTATTGCTGGAAGGGCATTGATGGAggtcacaagaggaggaggaggaggaggaggaggaggaggaggaaggcttgcAGTGTTAGGAAGACTTGGTAGAtatgtctctcctccttcctcctcctcctcttcttctgtcaaagctaggttaggtttatcTTCTGctgcctcgtcctcctcctcctcctcctcctcctcctcttcctctcttaaaaATAGATTAtccaacccctcctcctcctcctcctcctcctcctcctcctcctcctcctcctcctcctccttgaatttTGAGGTGAAGAGTTTGTCTGAAATCAAGGCTCTTCAAAAAATGCcaagaattaagagaaaattgCCGGCAACTGCTGAAAAATTGCCGGCAACTG GTGGAAAATTGCCGGCAACTGGTGGAAAATTGCCGGCAACTGGTGGAAAATTGCCGGCAACTGGTAAAAAATTGCCGGCAACTGCTGAAAAATTGCCGGCAACTGGTGGAAGATTGCCGGCAACTAGTGAAAAATTGCCGGCAACTCGTGGAAGATTGCCGGCAACTGGTGAAAAATTGCCGGCAACTGGTGGAAAATTGCCGGCAACTGGTGGAAGATTGCCGGCAACTAGTGAAAAATTGCCGGCAACTGGTGGAAAATTGCCGGCAACTAGTGAAAAATTGACGGCACCTGCTAAAAAATTGCCGGCAACTGCTAAAAAATTGCCGGCAACTGCTAAAAAATTGCCGGCAACTGCTAAAAAATTGCCGGCAACTGGTGAAAAATTGCCGGCAACTGCTGAAAAATTGCCAGCTATGGAATTGAATTtggaggaagaaattttattgGAAGGAGAAACATTGGACATTGATGACATTGATGAAGATGCCTTgctctattag